One part of the Rutidosis leptorrhynchoides isolate AG116_Rl617_1_P2 chromosome 1, CSIRO_AGI_Rlap_v1, whole genome shotgun sequence genome encodes these proteins:
- the LOC139884477 gene encoding protein IQ-DOMAIN 19-like, with product MGKTGKWIKNLLAGKKDKHTGHETITPPTSAAPTTPKEKRRWSFRRSSATPTTTTTTNSINGVTSVSPPSSMYEQENYEQKKYVMEVALANAAAANAAAASAAAIVEHAAATKIQSFFRSYLARKALFALKGLVKLQALVRGHLVRKRATATLRCMQALVTVQARACARRRRSNDGINSYYGWPDSQPESEFYHGIRASDAALEEHIKIVEMDTRSTRKSYSRERGSVPVSPAPSEPGYGHHYEDFSFVNARSSPGSKPEYAESLYEFPSYMANTQSSRAKARSHSAPKQRSADHCNAVYERQSSSVARRRPSIEGRNVPRAVKMQRSCSHLGSNGVQNNQYPWSNVKLDRSTVSLIGSECGSISTVLTNVNYCQSLIGFDTHHRNEY from the coding sequence ATGGGAAAGACAGGGAAATGGATCAAAAATTTGTTAGCCGGAAAAAAAGACAAACATACCGGTCATGAAACCATAACACCACCCACTTCTGCCGCACCAACAACCCCTAAAGAGAAGCGTAGATGGAGCTTCCGCCGGTCATCCGCCactccaaccaccaccaccacaaccaacTCCATAAATGGAGTAACTTCAGTCTCACCACCTTCATCTATGTATGAACAAGAAAATTATGAGCAGAAAAAGTATGTAATGGAGGTGGCTCTAGCGAATGCGGCTGCTGCGAATGCGGCAGCCGCAAGTGCTGCAGCCATTGTAGAACATGCGGCGGCCACAAAAATTCAATCTTTTTTTCGGTCGTACTTGGCGCGGAAGGCGTTGTTCGCTCTGAAAGGACTTGTGAAGCTACAAGCGTTGGTGCGGGGGCACTTAGTGAGGAAACGCGCCACTGCGACATTGCGGTGCATGCAAGCATTGGTAACTGTTCAAGCTCGTGCTTGTGCTCGACGTAGGCGTAGTAATGATGGTATTAATTCGTATTATGGGTGGCCTGATTCTCAACCAGAGTCAGAATTctatcatggtatcagagcttcagacGCGGCGCTTGAAGAACATATCAAGATTGTGGAAATGGACACTAGGAGTACTAGAAAAAGCTACTCCAGAGAACGAGGTTCCGTACCGGTCTCACCAGCGCCATCTGAACCAGGTTATGGTCATCATTACGAGGACTTTTCATTCGTGAATGCTCGAAGTAGTCCTGGTTCAAAACCTGAGTACGCTGAATCTCTATACGAGTTTCCTAGTTATATGGCGAATACTCAATCATCAAGGGCAAAAGCAAGGTCCCACAGCGCCCCAAAGCAGCGATCAGCTGATCATTGTAATGCGGTTTATGAGAGGCAGTCTTCGAGTGTTGCTAGACGACGTCCTTCGATAGAAGGAAGGAACGTCCCACGAGCCGTGAAGATGCAGCGGTCGTGTTCTCATTTGGGTTCGAATGGTGTGCAGAACAATCAGTACCCATGGTCTAATGTAAAGCTTGATAGATCAACTGTTTCACTAATAGGTAGTGAATGTGGGTCAATAAGTACTGTTTTGACTAATGTCAATTACTGCCAATCACTCATTGGATTTGATACTCATCACCGAAACGAATACTGA
- the LOC139847516 gene encoding uncharacterized protein encodes MYGPSPRFDVLKFILGTSTNEEKATPAWKKADAVVLTWIFNTISDPLLERLLNSEPASSNDAWVFLANLFQDNKLSKTMELNAQLRSISIGNLTIEEYLRNIDRIATHLRNLGSNVEDYDLVMYAVNGLHNKYPHVTHIILHREPFLKFDTVRSTLLMEEMTLNRQERLSSDVPLNASHPTALIDQPLPKPVSNQTEVCRNFQKVFAGSRTAVVTFIQGTQKEHIMAPTITIAVTALVRLSYYKSLRPNWPNWLSPPALIELPSILNRPSLLTGPLDNLDCYRARLDSPGPLPRMLGFINSYLHLGHRPFTPDYLTRRLLLRCDRTGDLYPFTASSSTSQQAFLTNPVIWHQRLGHPGQDTFRRLISNKDIVCNKMSLPLFCHACQLGKHVRLPFSVSSSNVTATFDIIHSDLWTSPVPSLSGLKYYIIFLDHYSHYVWVFPL; translated from the exons ATGTATGGGCCTAGCCCAC GATTCGATGTGCTTAAGTTCATTCTTGGCACATCGACTAATGAAGAAAAAGCAACCCCGGCTTGGAAGAAGGCTGATGCGGTCGTTCTCACATGGATCTTTAATACTATCTCGGACCCTCTCCTCGAACGGCTGCTAAACTCTGAACCTGCATCATCAAACGATGCATGGGTTTTCTTGGCTAACCTATTTCAAGATAATAAACTATCGAAGACAATGGAATTAAACGCCCAATTGCGTAGTATTTCGATTGGAAACCTAACAATCGAAGAATACCTGCGCAATATTGATCGAATTGCTACTCATCTTCGCAACCTTGGCTCGAACGTTGAAGATTACGATCTTGTTATGTACGCGGTTAATGGTTTACACAACAAGTATCCTCATGTCACTCACATCATACTTCACAGAGAGCCTTTTCTGAAATTCGATACAGTTAGATCCACGCTCTTGATGGAAGAGATGACTTTGAATCGTCAAGAACGTCTATCATCCGATGTACCACTGAATGCCTCTCATCCGACGGCTTTAATAGATCAACCACTGCCAAAACCTGTGTCGAACCAAACCGAGGTGTGTCGAAATTTTCAAAAAGTTTTTGCAGGTTCGAGAACCGCTGTCGTTACCTTCATCCAGGGAACTCAAAAAGAACACATAATGGCACCAACAATTACAATCGCAGTAACAGCGTTAGTCAGGCTCAGCTATTACAAATCATTGCGGCCCAACTGGCCCAACTGGCTCAGTCCGCCAGCCCTTATCGAGCTTCCTTCAATCCTCAATAGGCCGTCCCTTCTTACGGGCCCACTAGATAACCTGGACTGCTACCGAGCCCGCCTGGATTCGCCAGGCCCACTACCTCGCATGTTGGGCTTCATCAACAGCTACCTTCACCTGGGCCACAGGCCTTTTACGCCA gatTATCTGACACGCAGGCTTCTGCTCCGATGTGATCGCACCGGAGATCTTTACCCTTTCACGGCATCCAGCTCCACCTCACAACAAGCTTTCCTTACCAATCCTGTTATTTGGCACCAACGTCTTGGTCATCCTGGACAAGACACTTTTCGAAGACTTATTTCTAATAAAGATATTGTGTGTAATAAAATGTCGTTACCTTTATTTTGTCATGCTTGTCAGCTTGGCAAACACGTGCGACTGCCTTTTTCTGTTTCTAGCTCTAATGTAACTGCAACTTTTGATATTATTCATTCGGATTTATGGACTTCACCTGTGCCTAGTCTTAGTGGTTTAAAGTACTACATCATATTTCTTGATCATTATTCTCATTATGTTTGGGTGTTTCCACTGTGA